One genomic window of Nicotiana sylvestris chromosome 10, ASM39365v2, whole genome shotgun sequence includes the following:
- the LOC104211509 gene encoding uncharacterized protein → MALSISRRILRSFGSLNSLGRLGSPFSASNGKGHILGVDVPCVESSVFRKDESFFLSCRRYSTSILTPDSSDGSFPSDLLTKKRVSTPEREIGLHQDLVIPVTNLHNEDKGFMCLAGDVFDVPIRKDIIHRVVRWQLAKLQQGTHSTKTISEVSGTGRKPWRQKGTGRARHGTLRGAQFRGGATMHGPKPRSHAIKLNKKVRRLGLKIALSARAAEGKLMVFEDLEISSHKTKNIVNYFNQLENTKKLLLVDGGPISEKLKLATQNVHYVNVLPSIGLNVYSILLHDTLVMSRDAVNRIVERMHTPINR, encoded by the exons ATGGCTTTGTCCATTTCAAGGAGGATTTTGCGGTCTTTTGGTTCTCTAAATTCACTTGGTCGCTTGGGTTCTCCATTTTCTGCTTCTAATG GGAAGGGTCATATTCTTGGGGTTGATGTGCCTTGTGTGGAATCTTCTGTCTTCAGAAAG GATGAGTCATTCTTCCTCTCTTGTCGAAGATATTCAACTTCCATCCTGACCCCTGATTCCAGTGACGGTTCATTTCCTTCAGATCTATTAACTAAGAAACGTGTCTCAACTCCAGAGCGTGAGATAG GGCTCCATCAGGACCTGGTCATTCCAGTAACGAACTTACATAATGAAGACAAGGGTTTTATGTGTTTGGCTGGGGATGTTTTTGATGTGCCAATTAGGAAGGATATTATTCATCGTGTTGTGAGATGGCAGCTAGCAAAACTTCAGCAG GGAACCCATTCAACTAAAACCATTAGTGAAGTTAGTGGGACTGGTAGAAAACCGTGGAGGCAGAAGGGAACTGGGCGAGCAAGGCATGGAACACTGCGTGGTGCTCAG TTTCGAGGTGGTGCAACTATGCACGGTCCAAAGCCACGAAGTCACGCAATCAAACTGAATAAGAAGGTTCGGCGGCTAGGATTGAAGATTGCACTATCAGCTCGTGCAGCTGAAGGGAAG CTTATGGTTTTTGAGGATTTAGAAATTTCTTCGCACAAAACAAAGAACATAGTGAACTATTTCAACCAATTGGAGAATACCAAGAAGCTTCTGCTGGTAGATGGTGGCCCAATCAGTGAAAAGCTAAAGTTGGCTACTCAGAATGTACATTATGTCAATGTGTTGCCTTCAATT GGTCTAAATGTCTACAGCATTTTGCTACATGACACGTTGGTCATGTCCCGTGATGCAGTGAATAGGATAGTTGAGAGGATGCACACTCCAATCAATCGCTGA
- the LOC138879488 gene encoding uncharacterized protein, producing the protein MSQGSSSTLVSSQIKCHYGLIASHLTTKTIANPGRKFYKCPKPKDYSCRFFLWEDEVFPVNPMSANKELGSSMDVVMLDIEKLKQEVAAMEAKNYSQVIKVSILEEKISKTWIILFIILGLFLGFVAA; encoded by the exons ATGTCTCAAGGAAGCTCATCTACTCTCGTCTCTTCTCAGATTAAGTGTCATTATGGTTTGATAGCCAGCCACTTAACTACGAAAACTATTGCTAATCCTGGAAGGAAATTTTATAAATGCCCTAAACCTAAG GATTATTCATGTCGGTTTTTCTTGTGGGAAGATGAAGTTTTCCCAGTTAATCCTATGAGTGCAAATAAAGAATTGGGGTCGTCAATGGATGTTGTTATGTTGGACATAGAGAAATTGAAGCAAGAAGTAGCTGCCATGGAGGCTAAAAATTATTCTCAAGTGATTAAAGTTTCAATATTGGAAGAGAAAATATCAAAGACGTGGATCATTCTATTTATAATATTAGGACTATTTTTGGGGTTCGTTGCTGCTTAA